In one window of Helianthus annuus cultivar XRQ/B chromosome 17, HanXRQr2.0-SUNRISE, whole genome shotgun sequence DNA:
- the LOC110923435 gene encoding protein NRT1/ PTR FAMILY 5.4, with amino-acid sequence METSVVFTKRDVTCSKKAMKGGWKSAIFIIFVEFGERFAYYGVSGNLITYLTVVLKQPLSTAAKNVNLWHGVSAIFPILGGFLADSFFGRFNTIVFSSLTYLLGLVLLVISVEAIPLNHRMLPFFVALYVINIGEGGHRPCIQTFAADQFDNSHSEEKAAKSSFFNWWYLGIVIGATTSTLIVIYVQDNVGWGWGFAIPAIVVALALGVFLFRKNTYRREDPVGSPFTKVAHVMVAAFRKRRLLPENSQGMCVNEEESGDTTIHPLTHTNQFRFLDKAAIITETDVSSGKRNHWRLCTVNQVEQVKLLLRLVPIWLSCLMFAVVIAQLSTFYTKQGSTLVRTIGSTNFQLPPASLQVLPGLTILTAVPLYERLLIPTARRLTGHPSGITMLQRIGFGILFSILTMIVSALVESKRVRIATEHGLLDNPNITVPMSVWWLVPQYVLMGISDMFTIVGLQELFYDQVPDEMRSMGAAAYLSILGVGSFMSSALISMIQGITAGHGDEWLKGDNLNRAHLDCFYWVLACLSGLSLILYVVLAKGYVYKEAQRDGEV; translated from the exons ATGGAGACTTCCGTGGTTTTCACCAAACGTGATGTCACTTGCTCCAAAAAAGCAATGAAGGGTGGTTGGAAATCAGCCATTTTTATCATTT TTGTGGAATTTGGAGAGCGATTTGCATACTATGGAGTGTCAGGAAATCTGATCACGTATCTGACGGTGGTTCTGAAGCAGCCTTTGTCCACCGCAGCCAAAAATGTGAATTTGTGGCACGGCGTTTCCGCCATCTTCCCCATCCTTGGTGGTTTCCTTGCCGACTCTTTTTTTGGACGATTCAATACCATTGTGTTCTCATCCCTCACGTATCTCTTG GGATTGGTATTGTTAGTCATATCTGTAGAAGCAATACCTTTGAACCATCGCATGCTACCCTTTTTTGTGGCACTTTACGTTATCAACATCGGGGAAGGTGGTCACCGTCCCTGCATCCAGACCTTCGCCGCCGACCAATTCGACAACAGTCACTCTGAGGAGAAAGCAGCCAAGAGTTCGTTTTTCAACTGGTGGTACTTGGGCATTGTGATCGGAGCCACTACCTCCACACTTATTGTCATTTACGTTCAAGACAATGTCGGATGGGGTTGGGGGTTTGCGATTCCTGCCATAGTGGTGGCGTTGGCGCTGGGAGTGTTTCTTTTTAGAAAAAATACCTATCGCCGTGAGGATCCAGTTGGTAGCCCATTTACAAAGGTGGCTCATGTGATGGTGGCGGCGTTTAGGAAGCGACGCTTGTTGCCGGAAAACAGTCAGGGTATGTGTGTCAATGAAGAAGAAAGCGGTGACACAACGATTCATCCCTTGACTCATACCAACCAATTCAG GTTTTTGGACAAGGCAGCTATTATAACTGAAACCGATGTATCGTCAGGAAAACGCAACCACTGGAGACTTTGCACTGTGAACCAGGTGGAACAGGTGAAGCTCCTCTTGCGGCTGGTCCCAATATGGCTATCTTGCTTGATGTTTGCGGTAGTCATAGCGCAACTTAGCACCTTCTACACAAAACAAGGCAGCACCTTAGTCCGCACAATCGGTTCCACCAACTTCCAACTCCCACCCGCATCTCTTCAAGTCCTCCCAGGCCTAACCATCCTAACCGCTGTCCCCCTTTATGAGCGCCTCCTCATCCCCACTGCCAGGCGCCTCACCGGCCACCCCTCTGGAATTACAATGCTCCAACGAATCGGATTTGGGATTCTCTTCTCAATCTTGACCATGATCGTATCAGCCTTGGTTGAATCAAAAAGGGTTAGAATCGCCACAGAGCATGGATTACTCGATAATCCAAATATAACAGTTCCAATGAGCGTATGGTGGCTGGTACCACAATATGTATTGATGGGTATCTCAGACATGTTTACGATCGTGGGGTTGCAGGAGTTGTTCTACGATCAAGTGCCGGACGAGATGAGGAGCATGGGGGCTGCTGCTTATTTAAGTATTCTCGGTGTCGGAAGCTTTATGAGCAGCGCATTGATATCTATGATACAAGGAATTACAGCCGGGCACGGTGATGAATGGCTAAAGGGGGATAATTTGAACAGGGCGCACCTTGATTGCTTTTACTGGGTTTTGGCATGTTTAAGTGGGttaagtttgattttgtatgtggTTTTGGCAAAGGGTTATGTTTATAAGGAGGCTCAGAGGGATGGTGAGGTTTAG
- the LOC110923009 gene encoding protein SIEVE ELEMENT OCCLUSION C, whose translation MELSGNDSFTPQSSSTQLSIEQEFIISKTLLTHESDMIRVDCKILFQAMENVMSYASNSNNTVEVHTLDSIESFATKETLEHAIYKLSRAILCECHNTTDMHAQTIVLLEMLGNYRWDAKVVLILTAFAISYGEFRLILEVYSHNALAASLAVLKNLCWRNSEALRPQFKAMEMLIKEMVELAKCVVRFEGLPLQLVLHDDHACTLMAGAKSKIYLATYWIFRSTLTSASQITDLIAMNQENSNTTVNAAWGLSSLALRLSRLCSSLRMQVDAYQEQIEPKLYEKLTVLLEDHTKVDNQELLHLFFSLNDDLPLKDSSSQEKVGISTLKHKVVMLLVSKPDLLPIEQTLLLLHQTHEHPDNKNIEHDYEIMWVPISSSETWTLDEHISFDYLSNSLPWLSIRQPWLLNSAIVKMIRHEWKFEERPLLVVLDPLGSVSNYNAIDMVLIWGPKAFPFSDSREKELWEEENWNLKLMLGGTDHFLTKMVEGGENICICGSGNLEWINEFDSRIKKLKNARLQLQVIYVGSRNSVENESMRTTLADINKDSLFTPIKVQFFWLRLEKIKDSILRAGQIQTFANYETMLERVSELLDTDDDNTNWAVFGCGNSSDFVMLKGNKIAEFFDRVPDWAKKVATLGFVGAIRSVDDEVNGAVACDHTTEVPYDEGMVQGTVVCEKCKRVMRRSIVYKCDGSK comes from the exons ATGGAGTTAAGTGGAAATGACAGTTTCACCCCTCAGTCTTCTTCTACACAACTATCTATTGAACAAGAATTCATCATAAGCAAGACTCTACTCACTCATGAATCCGACATGATTCGTGTGGATTGCAAGATTTTGTTTCAAGCCATGGAAAATGTCATGTCATATGCGTCTAATTCAAacaac ACTGTTGAAGTGCATACTCTTGATAGTATTGAGAGCTTCGCAACAAAAGAAACTTTGGAGCATGCCATTTATAAGTTGTCACGCGCG ATACTGTGTGAGTGTCATAACACGACAGATATGCACGCTCAAACTATAGTTTTACTAGAGATGTTAGGGAACTACAGATGGGATGCAAAAGTGGTTTTGATACTCACGGCATTTGCAATAAGTTATGGCGAATTTCGGCTCATTCTTGAGGTTTATTCACACAATGCATTAGCAGCGTCACTTGCGGTACTCAAGAACTTGTGTTGGAGAAATTCCGAAGCGTTGAGACCCCAGTTTAAGGCTATGGAAATGCTAATAAAGGAAATGGTGGAACTCGCTAAGTGTGTAGTGAGATTCGAAGGGCTGCCTCTACAACTTGTACTTCATGATGATCACGCTTGTACGCTTATGGCCGGTGCGAAGTCTAAGATCTATTTGGCCACTTATTGGATCTTTAGAAGCACACTCACATCTGCTTCTCAGATCACAGACTTGATTGCCATGAATCAGGA GAATTCGAATACAACCGTGAATGCAGCATGGGGTTTGTCTAGTTTGGCTCTTAGGTTGAGCAGATTATGCAGTAGCCTCAGAATGCAGGTTGATGCATATCAAGAACAGATAG AGCCGAAGTTGTATGAAAAGCTGACGGTTCTTCTTGAGGATCACACAAAAGTTGATAATCAAGAATTGCTTCACTTATTCTTTTCTTTGAATGATGATTTGCCGCTAAAAGATTCTTCTTCTCAAGAAAAG GTTGGTATATCAACATTGAAACACAAGGTAGTTATGCTTTTGGTTTCAAAGCCAGATCTTTTGCCGATCGAACAAACTCTATTGCTACTACACCAAACTCATGAGCATCCCGACAACAAGAACATAGAACATGATTATGAAATCATGTGGGTCCCAATCTCGTCTTCAGAAACATGGACTCTTGATGAACACATAAGTTTTGATTACTTATCAAACTCGTTACCGTGGTTGTCAATCAGGCAACCATGGTTGCTAAACTCAGCAATAGTCAAAATGATTAGACACGAATGGAAGTTTGAAGAGAGGCCTTTGTTGGTAGTATTAGATCCGCTTGGATCGGTTTCAAATTATAATGCGATTGATATGGTGTTGATTTGGGGACCGAAAGCTTTTCCATTTTCGGATTCACGAGAGAAAGAACTTTGGGAGGAAGAAAACTGGAATCTGAAGCTTATGTTAGGTGGAACAGATCACTTCCTAACCAAGATG GTGGAAGGAGGCGAAAATATTTGCATATGTGGAAGTGGTAACCTAGAATGGATCAACGAATTTGATTCGAGAATCAAGAAACTAAAAAACGCACGGTTGCAGCTTCAAGTGATCTACGTTGGAAGCAGAAACTCGGTTGAAAATGAAAGCATGAGGACAACATTAGCCGATATCAACAAAGACAGTTTGTTCACTCCGATAAAAGTTCAGTTTTTCTGGCTAAGGTTAGAGAAGATTAAAGATTCAATTCTTCGGGCCGGCCAAATTCAAACGTTTGCAAACTATGAAACCATGTTGGAACGAGTCTCGGAGTTGCTAGACACCGATGATGATAACACCAATTGGGCGGTTTTTGGATGTGGGAATTCTAGTGATTTTGTGATGTTAAAAGGAAACAAAATCGCGGAGTTCTTTGACCGGGTTCCTGACTGGGCCAAAAAGGTTGCAACATTGGGGTTTGTGGGTGCGATCAGAAGCGTTGATGATGAAGTTAACGGTGCGGTCGCTTGTGATCACACAACCGAGGTTCCTTATGATGAAGGAATGGTTCAAGGAACTGTGGTTTGTGAGAAATGTAAGCGTGTGATGAGGCGTTCTATAGTTTATAAATGTGATGGATCCAAGTAG